A single genomic interval of Hydractinia symbiolongicarpus strain clone_291-10 chromosome 8, HSymV2.1, whole genome shotgun sequence harbors:
- the LOC130654786 gene encoding clathrin light chain A-like, translating to MADLLGEDPAAEFLQQEEDQLRELGIDEGQFNEVPNTNDAGLIDEFQSEMDSAPQESMTNGFTDTAPVQQISIPAEEPESLKKWREEKAIQLEKQEEEEVEARKAWNDKAKKELEDWYNRYNEQLEKVKNENRAAQEQFIEEMTDTKPGNEWEKVARFCDFNPKFSKNTKDVSRMRGLLLQLKQNPLVR from the exons atggcTGATTTGCTTGGTGAAGATCCTGCTGCTGAATTCCTGCAACAAGAGGAAGACCAGCTTAGAGAACTTGGCATTGACGAAGGTCAGTTTAATGAAGTTCCGAACACTAATGATGCTGGTCTCATTGATGAATTTCAAAGCGAAATGGATTCTGCACCTCAAGAATCAATGACAAATGGATTTACTGATACTGCCCCCGTTCAACAAATCTCAATCCCTGCAGAAGAACCTGAATCATTGAAAAAGTGGAGAGAAGAAAAGGCAATTCAATTGGAAAAACAG GAAGAGGAAGAAGTGGAAGCGAGGAAAGCTTGGAATGATAAAGCCAAAAAAGAACTGGAAGACTGGTATAATCGTTACAACGAACAGCtagaaaaagtgaaaaatgaGAACCGAGCTGCCCAGGAACAGTTCATTGAAGAAATGACAGACACCAAGCCTGGGAACGAATGGGAAAAAGTAGCTCGGTTTTGCGATTTTAATCCTAAATTTAGCAAAAATACAAAAGATGTGTCCCGTATGCGTGGTTTGTTGTTGCAGCTAAAACAAAACCCGCTAGTTAGATAA